The stretch of DNA CCTTGAGCACCAGACGTACCCGCAATGGCCTCGATCATCTCATTGGCTCTGGCACGCACCACCGTAACGTTCTCCAGCTCCATGTCCGTCACGCACTCGTTCAGCCATTCGATACGCCGTTCCATGGGCTCCACGAGCGTGAACTGGTGATCCGGCAGGCATGCGGCCGCAACGATACCGGGAAAACCGCCGCCGCTGCCAATATCGGCAACCGTTTTGAACTGCTTCTTGGCCGTGGATTCCCTCACGAAAGGCACAATGGCAGCCGAGTTCAGAATATGGCGTTCCCAAATAATCCCAACGTCTCGTGGTCCGATCAACCCACGGGGTTCGCCCTCTTCGGCAAGTTTCGCATGAAAAACACGCAGCTTGCCTAACGCATCCCCCAGCACTTCCTCAAGAATCGGCGAATCATCAAGTTCGTCTGTCACATCACTCATGGGCACCATCCTATATCCTGCTCTTCCTTATTGCTGGTATTCCAGCCATTACTCCCCGACCAATGCCGGCAATATCGCACGGCCTACGCAGACTGTGCGCAAGTCCATGCACATAGGCGTCACGTACCCAGCGCACGACCTGCGTGCAGTCATTCACCAATCGCAATAAAAAAGCGCCACCATGATGGTGACGCCGTGTTTCACGTGAAACGAGCCAAACTCAGGCCTCATCCTCGTCTTCGGTTTCCTCGGCGGCGGAAGCCTTGAAATACACCGTAACGTAACGACGTGGCTCCTCGCCGTGGGAACGGGACTTCATGCCTTCCTCACGCACCACGTCGTGCACGATCTTACGCTCGAAGGAATTCATCGGCTTCAGGTCGACCGGCTCTCCGGTCTCACGCACCTCGTCGATGGCATCCAGCGCGATGTCGTGCAGACGCTGACGCTTGCGCTTTAGATAGCCGTCGACGTCCACAATGAGATGAGAACGTTCGCCGGTCTTCTGCTGCACTGCAAGCCGCGTCAGCTGCTGCAATGCGTCGACGACCTCGCCGTTGCGTCCGATGAGATGCTTGATATCCGTATCATCATCAGCGACGATTTGCACGGTAGGACGATTGTTGCGCACGCCCATTTCAATATCACCCTCGTAATCGACGATATCGAGCAGTCCTTCAAGATAATCGGCAGCGATATCAGCTTCCTCGTTGAGCTGATCGATGGTCTTTTCCTCATCTTGCGCCATAGTGGTTGTACTCCTTTGAGCGGGGTTTCTATTACTAAAGTCTTGTTAGGTAAAGTCTAGTTACTGTTTACCACGTCGACAATAAACGCTGATAAAAGTGGTGTGTCCCGCGTTTCATGTGAAACACGGGACACACTCTTACTCACTTCTTTTTCTTTTTACGGCTCGGCTGCTGACGCTGGTAGCCGTGCTTTTCCTTCACTTCGGCGGCTTCCTTGGCCTTCTGCAGCGCCTCTTCCTCGAGGGATGGCAGACCGGCCTTGGCTCGGCGGGCGTTCTCATGAACATGATCACGCTTTTCCTTCGCTTCGGCGGCCGGAGATCCCGGAGTCGGGAAGACGTGGATCTGCCAGATGGAACGCAACAGATTGCAGATGTTGTTGGTGAGCCAGTACACCAGCACAGCGAATGGCATGGCAATACCGGAGAAAATGTACATGATCGGGAACATCCACAACATCATCTTCTGCATCATTTCGGTCTGCTTGTTTGCCGCAGACTGAGCCATGTTACGCTTCATGCTGTTGTACTGCATGAACCACAGGCAGAAGCACATCAATGCAACGAAGATGGCGATAACTACTTTGCCATGCACAGCGGCGGTCGTGAAGTTATCAGCCACGTTCACACCGAACACTGTGGTAGACGTGAACTGCTTGGCTGTGGCGATGTCGAAAGCGCCAAGACCCTGTCCGTCCCTGAATTTGCCGCGTGCGATGTACGGAATGGCTGACAGCGTATAGAACATGCACATGAACACGGGACCCTGCACGAACATAGGGAGCATGGAAGTGCAGCCACCCATCGGGTTCGCATCATTGTCCTGGTAGAGCTTCATCATCTCGCGCTGCATGGCTTCCTTGCTGGCGGGATCATTCTTGCCCTTGTATTTGTTTTGGATACGCTGCATCTTTGGCTGCAGGACGGCCATCTGGGCCTGCATCTTGCGCATACCCTTCATGGACTTGTAGAACAGCGGAAAAACGCATGCCTGGACCACAAGTACTAGGAATACGATGGACATGACCCACGAGAAACCGATCTCGTTCATGCCCAGCATCACCAGGAACTTATGGAATACGGCCATGATCTGCGTCATGAGCCACTCGACGGGATACAGGAGCTTATACAGCCAGCCCCAGAAACCGCTGTCGAGGAGGAATTGATTTTGATTCATTACAGGCCAGTCTCCTTATCGCCTATAGGTTTTTCTACGTTCAGAGGCGTGAGCCGAGGTTCCTCGTGTGCCTTCGACCACGAACATCTGTAAAACAAGGAATAAAGCTGCGGAACGTCGTCAATTCCCCCACGGTTCCACTGATTGCAGCGAAGAAGGCGCAATAACGCAAGAAGGCCACCCTTAAGGCGGCCAAATCGTTCAATCGCCTGAATCGCATAATTGGAACAACTTGGATAATATCTGCAGCAGGGTGCGGTATTCGCGGAAATATGACGTTGGTACCAGCGAATGGCGCGAATCATCCAATTTCCGTCACAACCGGCGTTCATTACTGACGCACGGCCTTACGATTCACCGCTTCAAAACATGCCACGATCTGCTGTTCCAACGATAGAAAATCAGCATGTGCAGCACTTGGCTTGGCACGCAACACGATATCGCAGGATTCAGGTAAGGCAGATTCGTACTTTCGTGCAAGCACGCGGAAACGACGTTTGACGGCATTACGCATTACTGCGTTGCCGACAGCCTTGGAAACGGCCAAACCGACACGTCGGCCCCGCTTCGCCGTGGAATCACCAATAACGGCATCGTCGTGCACCAAATAATGCACGACGATGTCTTCTCGCGATACCCTACGACGGCGTTTGAGCACCGCGACGAAATCGCGATGGCTTTTCAGCCGTTCCACCGCTCTATGCCGTTAAATCAGGCAGCGAGGGACTTGCGGCCCTTGGCGCGGCGACGGTTGAT from Bifidobacterium catenulatum PV20-2 encodes:
- a CDS encoding 16S rRNA (guanine(527)-N(7))-methyltransferase RsmG, translating into MVPMSDVTDELDDSPILEEVLGDALGKLRVFHAKLAEEGEPRGLIGPRDVGIIWERHILNSAAIVPFVRESTAKKQFKTVADIGSGGGFPGIVAAACLPDHQFTLVEPMERRIEWLNECVTDMELENVTVVRARANEMIEAIAGTSGAQGGNRGNGNARNGKGGRNGRGAVARGPVLDLDGKPIQARHPFAVVTSRAVAPMTKLSGWTLPLLERGGRLVALKGRSAQEEIEKASKEITKCGGVRPRVVDAEVGPGLESTHVLMVDKK
- the rnpA gene encoding ribonuclease P protein component, with the translated sequence MERLKSHRDFVAVLKRRRRVSREDIVVHYLVHDDAVIGDSTAKRGRRVGLAVSKAVGNAVMRNAVKRRFRVLARKYESALPESCDIVLRAKPSAAHADFLSLEQQIVACFEAVNRKAVRQ
- the yidD gene encoding membrane protein insertion efficiency factor YidD, which translates into the protein MIRAIRWYQRHISANTAPCCRYYPSCSNYAIQAIERFGRLKGGLLALLRLLRCNQWNRGGIDDVPQLYSLFYRCSWSKAHEEPRLTPLNVEKPIGDKETGL
- a CDS encoding R3H domain-containing nucleic acid-binding protein, with protein sequence MAQDEEKTIDQLNEEADIAADYLEGLLDIVDYEGDIEMGVRNNRPTVQIVADDDTDIKHLIGRNGEVVDALQQLTRLAVQQKTGERSHLIVDVDGYLKRKRQRLHDIALDAIDEVRETGEPVDLKPMNSFERKIVHDVVREEGMKSRSHGEEPRRYVTVYFKASAAEETEDEDEA
- the yidC gene encoding membrane protein insertase YidC; its protein translation is MNQNQFLLDSGFWGWLYKLLYPVEWLMTQIMAVFHKFLVMLGMNEIGFSWVMSIVFLVLVVQACVFPLFYKSMKGMRKMQAQMAVLQPKMQRIQNKYKGKNDPASKEAMQREMMKLYQDNDANPMGGCTSMLPMFVQGPVFMCMFYTLSAIPYIARGKFRDGQGLGAFDIATAKQFTSTTVFGVNVADNFTTAAVHGKVVIAIFVALMCFCLWFMQYNSMKRNMAQSAANKQTEMMQKMMLWMFPIMYIFSGIAMPFAVLVYWLTNNICNLLRSIWQIHVFPTPGSPAAEAKEKRDHVHENARRAKAGLPSLEEEALQKAKEAAEVKEKHGYQRQQPSRKKKKK